The proteins below come from a single Chelmon rostratus isolate fCheRos1 chromosome 12, fCheRos1.pri, whole genome shotgun sequence genomic window:
- the klhl14 gene encoding kelch-like protein 14, giving the protein MSRSGDRTSTFDPTHSDTLLHGLNLLWRKQLFCDVTLTAQGQQFHCHKAVLASCSQYFRSLFSSHNVINNEGSKGDQGSSGTPSSSPDDKLVTPSARPINNLVLQGCSSIGLRLVLEYLYTANVTLSLDTVEEVLSVSKILNIPQITKLSVQFLNDQISVQNYKQICKIAALHGLDETKKLANKYLVEDVLLLNFEEMCAMLDALPPPVESELALFQMSVLWLEHDRETRMHYAPDLMKRLRFALIPAPELVERVQSVDFMRSDPVCQKLLLDAMNYHLMPFRQHCRQTVASRIRSNKRMLLLVGGLPPGPDRLPSNLVQYYDDEKKTWKILTIMPYNSAHHCVVEVENFLLLLGGEDQWNPNGKHSTNFVSRYDPRFNSWIQLPPMQERRASFFACRLDKHLYVIGGRNESGYLSSVESYNLETNEWNYVSSLPQPLAAHAGAVHNGKIYISGGVHNGEYVSWLYCYDPIMDVWARKQDMNTKRAIHALAGMNDRLYAIGGNHLKGFSHLDVMLVECYDPKADQWNILQTPILEGRSGPGCAVLDDSIFLVGGYSWSMGAYKSSTICYSPEKGTWTELEGEVAEPLAGPACSTVILPACLPFNK; this is encoded by the exons ATGTCCAGATCGGGTGATAGAACATCCACCTTTGACCCAACACACAGTGACACCCTGCTGCACGGGCTCAATCTCTTatggagaaaacagcttttctgtGATGTGACTCTCACTGCCCAGGGACAGCAGTTCCACTGCCACAAAGCTGTGCTGGCATCCTGCTCCCAGTATTTCAGatctctcttctcttcccaTAATGTAATCAACAATGAGGGGAGCAAAGGGGACCAGGGCAGCAGTGGGaccccctcatcctctcctgaCGACAAGCTGGTGACCCCTAGTGCCAGGCCCATCAATAACCTGGTCCTCCAGGGCTGCTCCTCCATTGGACTACGATTAGTACTGGAGTACCTGTACACTGCCAACGTGACTCTTTCCCTGGACACAGTGGAAGAGGTGCTGTCAGTCAGCAAGATCCTCAACATCCCCCAGATTACCAAGCTCAGCGTGCAGTTCCTCAACGACCAGATCTCCGTGCAGAACTACAAGCAGATCTGCAAGATTGCTGCACTCCACGGACTGGATGAGACCAAGAAGCTGGCCAACAAGTACCTGGTTGaggatgtgctgctgctgaactttgAGGAGATGTGTGCCATGCTAGATGCTCTGCCACCTCCGGTGGAGTCAGAGCTGGCTCTGTTCCAGATGTCAGTCCTCTGGCTGGAGCATGACCGGGAGACTCGCATGCACTATGCGCCGGACCTTATGAAGAGGCTGCGCTTCGCCCTCATACCTGCTCCAGAGCTGGTGGAGAGGGTGCAGTCTGTTGACTTCATGAGGAGTGACCCTGTGTGCCAGAAACTACTCCTGGATGCCATGAACTACCACCTAATGCCCTTCAGGCAGCACTGCAGGCAGACCGTGGCCAGCAG AATCCGTTCCAATAAGAGAATGCTGTTACTGGTGGGTGGTTTGCCTCCTGGACCTGATCGTCTCCCCAGCAATTTGGTCCAGTACTATGACGACGAGAAAAAGACATGGAAGATCCTCACAA TAATGCCTTACAACAGTGCCCATCACTgcgtggtggaggtggagaacttcttgctgctgctgggtgGAGAGGACCAGTGGAACCCCAATG GAAAGCACAGCACTAATTTTGTCAGCCGCTATGATCCCAGATTCAACAGTTGGATACAGTTGCCTCCGATGCAGGAGAG GAGAGCCAGTTTCTTCGCCTGCCGCCTGGATAAGCACCTGTATGTGATTGGTGGTAGGAACGAGAGCGGCTACCTCTCCAGCGTGGAGTCCTACAACCTTGAGACTAACGAGTGGAACTACGTGTCGTCTCTGCCGCAGCCTCTGGCCGCCCATGCAGGAGCAGTGCACAACGGCAAGATCTACATATCAG GAGGAGTTCACAATGGAGAGTATGTGTCGTGGCTCTACTGTTATGACCCTATAATGGATGTGTGGGCTAGGAAACAGGATATGAACACAAAGCGCGCCATTCATGCTCTGGCTGGAATGAACGACCGCCTATATGCTATTGGTGGAAACCATTTGAAAG GTTTCTCCCATCTAGACGTAATGCTGGTGGAGTGTTACGACCCGAAAGCTGACCAGTGGAACATCCTGCAGACACCCATCCTGGAGGGCCGCAGCGGCCCGGGCTGCGCTGTTTTAGATGACAGCATCTTCCTTGTCGGGGGCTACAGCTGGAGCATG GGGGCCTATAAGTCTTCTACCATCTGCTACAGCCCAGAGAAAGGAACATGGACAGAGTTGGAGGGAGAGGTGGCAGAGCCCTTAGCAGGCCCAGCCTGTTCCACTGTCAtactgcctgcctgccttcccTTTAACAAATGA